From the Lathyrus oleraceus cultivar Zhongwan6 chromosome 4, CAAS_Psat_ZW6_1.0, whole genome shotgun sequence genome, one window contains:
- the LOC127136732 gene encoding uncharacterized protein LOC127136732 has translation MHYNNYVDHREMRSFNDIVLYSRWLTCESRLTAPHLPERMMRKFDYIQTIPRHYVVSAPPTFTRREMDVMFNDYLSHLVQEETRSTIVESDWSYADEYIRWFFKVSHLYMVQDAPRD, from the coding sequence ATGCACTACAACAACTATGTCGATCATCGTGAGATGCGATCATTTAACGACATAGTGTTATACTCAAGATGGTTAACTTGCGAATCACGTCTCACTGCTCCTCATCTTCCTGAGCGCATGATGCGGAAGTTTGACTACATTCAGACTATTCCCAGACACTATGTTGTCTCTGCTCCTCCTACTTTTACACGTAGAGAGATGGATGTCATGTTTAATGATTATCTTAGTCATCTGGTACAAGAGGAGACACGAAGTACCATAGTTGAGAGCGACTGGAGCTACGCCGACGAGTACATCAGATGGTTCTTCAAGGTGTCACATTTGTATATGGTGCAGGATGCTCCAAGAGATTGA